CATCAAACTGGAAGCAGGAAAATCAGGACTGGAAGCCAGTTACCTTGCTTTCCCAAATCCGGAAAATAAAAGACTGGTGGCTGCTTTCTCCTTTCATCAGACAAATACAGCTTATGCCAGCAAGCTTGCCGCGGGTATGGCCATTCGGTTAACCAACCGTAAACAAGGAAGCAAAGAGCCTGTAAAAGCAGAAGTGGTGGCGAGTCTTAAAACCGCAGCCAGCCTCGGCTCCCAGGCACAATTGCAGGTGATTCAGGAGGAACATCAGATCAACCGCATTGCCGATATTGTGGCCGGAGTAGAAAGGATACGTTTCCTATACCCTCAGGGACACCATGATTTTTATACTAAAGAAATCAGGTGGACACCAGAAGCCGTTAATGAAACCAAAGATGGATTAGACATCTTATCTCTTGAATTATCTGAATCAGATAAAACTGGTCTGAAAGTAGCAGCGAACCCGGAAGTCATTAAATTACTGAACAGATGGGGTGGCGGTGCTGCATTTGAAAACCTGTCCAGAAAAGCAATCCGTACGTCCTCGGCCATTGGCTTAATTACCATGCCATCTTATGAGGCAGAAAATTTCATCAAAGGCGGAGAAGCAGTACAAAGGGTATGGATTGATGCGAACCTGAACGGCCTTTCATTTCACCCCATTTCAGCCCCATTATTTCTTTTCGCAAGACTGAATCATGGAAATGGAGAAGGCTTAAATCAAAAAATGACAGAAGAACTGTCAAAATATGAAAAGGATCTATTGCAAATATTCCCTATTTTAGGGGACAAACAGGGAATATTCATGTTCAGGTTATCACATGCTTCTGCTCCAACGGTACGGGCTTTAAGAAAACCTTTGAAAGATATATTACAATTTATATAAAAAATGGAATTAAAGCTAACCTTCCGGTCATTTACTGCGGTTAAAGAACCTGAAACCTGTGAGCGGTATCTTGAAGGGCATGTGCAAGTGTTAAAGGATTACGGAATTACCAATATCACCACGAACAACAGACAATGGATGAGCCTGCCGAATGTGCATGGCATCGTTGCGGAGACGGAAAGTGGTGAAGTGGTAGGTGGAGTACGTGTTCATATCGCTGACGGCATCCACCCGCTTCCTGTAGAAAAGGCAGTAGGATCTATGGACCCGAATGTTGCGACCATCATTAATCAGTATTTTGATAGTGGAACAGGTGAGCTTTGCGGACTTTGGAATGCAAAAAGTGTGGCTGGTGTTGGGATCAGCATCCTGCTCGTAAGAGCAGGAATTGCGATTGTCAACCAGATCAGACTAGCCTCACTTTTTACCATTTGTGCGGACTATACCCTGCCAATGGTTAGAAAAGTAGGTTTTGTGGTAGAAGATTCCTTGGGCAAAGGGGGAGAATTTGTTTATCCCAACGACAACTATATCGCCAGGGTACTGAGAAAAATGAATGCAAAAACATTGGAAACAGCAGAAGAATTTGATCGGGACCGGATCTTTGATTTAAGAGATAACCCCATACAACATACCTTGGAAAGCGGTCCTAAAGGAGACGTAGAAATTGATTATCAGTTATTAATACCTAAATATGAATAAATTCTGGAGTTGTTTGCTGGTATTGATCTGGGCGGGCTTACTCATTCCTTTTCAATCATCAGGACAAGACACCGTAATTGTTAAGACTGGAAAAATCGAGCGTAATTTTGGCAAGAAAATCATGCTGCTAAAAGATCCCGGACACCGGATCGATATGAAGGCCGCATTAACAAATAAAGATTATCTGAAAGTAAACACTCCCGTACCTAATTTAGGAGTTTCAAATGCCACTTACTGGTTAAAATTTCTCATCAGAAATGAAAGTAACAGTCAGGACCTGATGCTTAGGCTGGCACTTCCTACAATTGATTATTTAGACTTTTTCGTCATCGACTCTTCGCAAAAAGTCGTTCGTCATGAAATGACGGGTGACCGTCTCAGGTACGGAAGCAGAAGATACGACAACCCGATTCCGACTTTAAGGTTTAACCTGCCTGCTCATCAAACGTATACTGTCCTCCTCAAGATCCATGGCGGGGAGCAATTACAGGTTCCCTTAACTGCAGGAAACAGCAACTCCCTGATGGGTGAAATCCAGACGGCCTCTATCATCTTCGGTTTATACATCGGGATCATTTCCGTCATGTTTATTTATAACCTGTTTTTATTCCTCTCTACGAAGGACAAAAGCTATTTATACTATATCATTTACATTTTAATTATTGGCCTCACACAAGCCAATTTCCAGGGTTATGCTTTCAAATACCTTTGGCCGGATAACACCTGGCTTTCTACCCATGCGGTATATATATTAAGTTCCCTGGCCGCACTCTCGGCGATAGAATTTATGAAACAGTTTTTGCATACCCGGGACTTTCTTCCGGTATTACATAAAACTTTAAACTTTTTCTATATCCCCTACCTGTTTGCGCTGATCTCTACCTTTTTCGGAAATTTAAACCTGGGATATCAGGTGATACAGGTAACAGCTGTTGCCGCGGCAATGTATATGTTAGTGATTGCGTTCATGGTTTACTTAAAAGGATTCAGACCAGCCAAATTTTTCCTCCTTGCCTGGAGCGTTTTCCTTTTAGGGGTATGCAGTTTTGTACTGAAAGATTACAATATCCTGGAATACAACACACTCACTTATAACATGATGCCTTTCGGTTCTGCTTTAGAAGTTGTTTTACTCTCTTTTGCACTAGCTGATAAAATCAATACTTTCAAAAAGGAGAAAGAAGAATCTCAGGCCCAGGCCCTGAAGATCTCCCTCGAGAATGAGCTTTTGATCAAGCAACAAAACGTTGAACTCGAGAAAAAGGTATACGAAAGAACACTCGAATTACAAGACTCCAACAAAACGCTGGAGATCACCCTGAAAGACCTCAAAGAAGCCCAGAGTCAATTGGTTGATTCAGAGAAAATGGCTGGACTCGGACAGCTTACTGCAGGGATCGCCCATGAGATCAATAATCCCATTAACTTTGTTACTTCCAATATAAAACCTCTGGAACTTGATATCGAAGAGCTGAACGAGGTGATCCATATGTATGAGAACCTGAACCTCAATGAAGACTTAAGCACGCAGCTTAACGCCATTGAGAGCTTTAAGAAAAGAATAGATCTGAACTTTGTCCGCGACGAAATCAAGTCGCTGTTGTCGGGAATCGGGGAAGGAGCAAAACGTACGGCAGAAATTATCCGCAGCTTGAAGAACTTTAGCAGACTGGATGAAAACGATTGTAAATACGTAGACCTGAACGAAGGTTTGGACTCTACTTTGGTGCTCGTGAGGAATACCTTTCCCTCGAATCTGAAAATTGTTAAAAATTATGGTAACTTACCTAAAGTTGAATGTATGCCGGGTAAAGTCAATCAGGTATTCATGAACCTAATCAGTAATGCCATTCAAGCAATTAAAGGAAAAGCGGAGCATGTTGAAGAGGAAAAGCTGACGATTTCGACCTGGCACGAGGGTGAGCAGGTAAAAATCGGAATTAAAGACACAGGACCAGGAATGACTGAAGAAGTAAAACAAAAGATTTTTGAACCTTTTTTCACCACGAAAGATGTGGGAGAAGGAACTGGCTTAGGATTATCTATTGTGTTCAGGATCATAGAGAACCATCATGGCCAGATTGATGTGATTACAAAAGTAAATCATGGTACAGAATTTATTATTACCTTGCCCGTAACCTCACGATAATACACTTTATTATGAATGCAACAACTATACGTGTTCTGTATATTGATGATGAAGAAAATAACTTGCACGCTTTTAAAGCAAGTTTTAGACGCCAGTATGAAATTTACACAGCCCTATCCGCTGACGAAGGATTAAAAATTCTTGAAAACGTTTCCGTGCAGGTGATCATTGCGGATCAGAAAATGCCCAATACCACAGGGGTGGAATTTTTTAAGAACATCAAACATACTTATCCGGATCCTACCAGAATCCTTTTAACCGGATATACTGACATTGAAGCTCTGGCGGATGCCATTAATCATGGAGATATCTACAGGTACATCACCAAACCCTGGAATGACCTGGAACTTCACAATTCTATTAAAAATGCCTACGACGCGTATAAGTCCAAAATAGACCTCAGAAATAAAGTCGCCGAACTGGAAAAAACAAACGACGAACTCAACCGGTTTATTTATAGCATTTCCCATGAATTAAGGGCTCCTTTAGTTTCGGCGATGGGAATTGTCAACCTGGTGAAAATGGAAGGCCTCTTTCATTCCAGTGGAGAATATTGGGGATTAATTGAAACCTGCTCAAACAGGCTGGATTACTATATTCAGAAAACCCTGCAATATTATAAAAACAATAAAACCATCTCTGAGAATACGGCCGTCGACTTTAAAAAACTGGTTTCAGACCTGATTGAGCTTTATTCTTATACCGATAAAGAAATGCATTTCAATGTGAACATCATCCAGAATGAACCATTCTACGGAGATGCTTTCAGAATTGAAGTGATTCTCGGCAATCTGATCTCCAATGCAATTAAATACCAGAAAGAAACAGAGCTGAACAAGAACGTCAATATCAACATAGAAGTTCAGCCAACCCAGGTAAATATCGCCATCAATGATAATGGTATGGGTATCCTGAATGAACACTTAGAGAAAATATTTCTTCAGTTCTTTAAAAGTAAAATCAATCACGGAAGTGGCCTTGGCCTTTTTATCGTAAAAGAAGCCCTCAATAAAATTAACGGAAAAATAGCGGTCAGTTCGAACGCTGTAGAAGGTACCACCTTTAAAATAACAATCCCAAATGTCAAGTAAGTACAAAAGAGTAATGCTGATAGATGACAATGAAGTTGATCTGAAAATCAATTCAAAAATCATTACCATATCCAAATTATTTGATGAAATCATTCTTTGTCAGTCGGGAGAAGAAGCCCTGACTTACCTCAACCGAAACCTTCAGGAAGAAGATAAACTGCCGGATTTCATTTTACTGGATATTCAGATGCCGGAAATGGATGGCTTTGAATTTCTGGAAATATTTAAGCAATTGCCTGCTCTCATTACAGAAAAATGCATCGTAGCCATTCTTTCCTCTACACTTGATTTCGGGGATATTAAAAAGGCCGAAGCCAATCCCTATGTGATCAGGCTCTTCAAAAAACCACTTTTTCCAAAAGAACTGGAAGAGGTACTCGCAAAATATTTATAGAACGCAGATTGGATTCCTGGTAAAAACCCGCTCTTTTCATTCTGCACCATAAAAAAAGGTAATTTTCAAATTGAAAATTACCTTTTTTTATAAACTGTTTTTTAGAGAATGGCCTGTTTTATACCAGTCCGGAAATCTCTACCATTTCATCTGTTTCTGCTTCATAGTCAATTCCGGCAACGTCAAAACCGAACAGGTTAAGGAAGTCCTTTTTATAACCTGCAAGATCTCCTGTTGAAGGAAGACTTTCTGTGGTAGATTCCAACCATAAGGCGGCAACTTTAGCCTGAATGTCTTCACGCATCTCTAAATCATCAACACGGATTCTTCCCTGAGCATCAGTCGGAACTGCCTCGCCGGTATATAAACGCTCCTGAAACAAACGCTGAATCTGCTCAATACATCCCTCATGAATTCCTTCCGCTTTCATCACTTTATATAATAAAGAGATGTACAATGGGATTACCGGAATTGCAGAGCTCGCCTGAGTCACCAGGGCTTTGTTTACCGAGACATAAGCTTTTCCGCCAATATCTTTCAGCTGATCAGAAATAGTAAAAGCAGTGGCTTCTAAATGATCTTTAGCGCGACCAATCGTTCCTTTACGATATACTGCTTCGGTTAAAGCAGGGCCGATATAAGAATAAGCTACTGTAGTCGCTCCCGGAGCAAGTAAACCTGCAGTTTTCAATTCGTCAATCCACATCGCCCAGTCTTCACCACCCATTACGGCAACGGTATTTTCAATGTCTTCTTCATTGGCCGGCTGAATAGAAATTTCGGAAACAATTCCGGTGTGGAAATCTACCGTATTATTGGTAAACACCTCTCCTATTGGCTTCAGCACAGAATTATGAGTTACCCCTGTTACAGGATGAACCCTTTTTGGAGAAGCCAGACTGTAAATTACCAGATCCACCTGACCAAGGTCAGCCTTGATCAAAGCCAGCGTTTTTTCTTTAATTTCTTTAGAAAAAGCATCTCCGTTTATACTTTTAGCGTATAGACCTGCTTCATGCGCCTGAGTTTCAAATGCAGCAGTATTGTACCAGCCTGGTGAAGCTGTTTTTCCGGGAGCAGGTGGTTTTTCAAAATACACCCCGATAGTGGAAGCATCCGAACCAAAGGCACTGGTAATTCTGGAAGCTAGACCAAAACCGGTAGAAGCCCCGATCACAAGCACTTTTTTCGGACCGGCAATAGGTCCTTTCGATTTTACATAGTTGATCTGGTTCAGCACATTTTGTGCACAACCTTCAGGATGAGCAGTAAGGCATATAAACCCACGTATTCTAGGCGCAATAATCATAAATATTTTTTTTATAGCAGTTTTTACTCAATTATTCAGCAAACATAATAAAACAAAAAACAAAACCCGGTACTTTAGACCGGGTTCTGTTAGATCACCTATTCACGCAACACTGTAATAATTTTCAGGAATTAATACAGATAGTTAAGCGCAATAATGTCATTGGCGTTAAAAGTACGGTTTCCACCGTTTGAACAGGCCAGCATGAAAGATCCTGAATCAGGACCTGTCGGTGTTCCCGGAATATGGATTGCACCTACACCTGCCTGTCCTTCATTACCTGCACCAGCGGAACCGCAGCTATACGCACGGTTCATATAATCCGTATGACGGAGGCCTATACAGTGTCCAACTTCATGCTGGATCACAGAAGCCAGGTAATTCAGGTTTGGATTCGTTCCATAAGCCGCTGGATTGGTATTCATACGGATCTGGTTGAAAGGTTTCCCTGTTGAAGTAGGAAATCCTGCTGAACCCAAAGTGATGAACCCACCACTTGGACCTTCATTAAAACCGACAATTTTGATTTTTCCGGTGGTTCCGGTTGTTGCAAGTTGAAAAGTAAGTGATAAACCAAGTGCATTATATCTGCTGATCATAATATTGGTCGCATCATGATACACTTGCGGCAGGTTGCTTACGGATATGGTAATTACCTGCGGAAGGCTCGTCACTAAATTGGTAGTTCTATATTGCTCCGCCTTGGCGATCAGCAAATTAGGGCTTGTAGATTTTTCGTTGAGATTTTCATCTGTTAAGAGAATATCTCCTTCTACAAGGTATCCGCCCTCTATTTTACGCGCATTCTCTGTGCTAAAGCCCTGGGCTTTAATCTTTGATAAAGTTGAAGCAGAAAGTTCTTCCTGGTTTGGGGTCGGTGTTTCAGCTACATTTTTATCTTTTGAACAAGAATAAATACTCCCCGCAAATAAGCACAGCACGGCTAGGGTTAAGATTCGATTGGTTTTCATGAAATAATAGTTAAATAGGATGATTAATATTGGTTAGTTAATTTGTGAAATAGGTGATTAATTGTAATTTAGTAAGAATTATTTACGTAATCAATTTTTTACAATAAATTTATTGAATTTTCCAGCAAGATCTCTTTTATTACTATTCTGGCTAATTAGTACTTATGCCCAGGCTCAGATTCCCTCAACGAAAATTGAAAGGGCATACGAGAAGTATATTTCTATTTCGGAGAAAAGACTACAACTACCTACAGACAGCATGGTGCTGGTCAAGCTAAACAGAGCCCTTAGTCCCAGGGAATTGGCAAAGTTAAACCCCAGCAGACAATTCTCCCCAACTCATTTTGTACTGAGCACTTCTGCATTAAAAAACCTATCCGCAAATGTAGTTTACCGCGCCCCGGCAAACTCCCTGTGGAAGGCCAGTGATCAGCTTAACCAGCTCCTGACACAAAACAACCAACAAGCTATAAAAGTAAGGTTTGTCGTCAAAGATATTCGGAATAGAGTTCCTCCGTTCCTGTCAAAATATCAGCCGGAAATTGACCATACGTATCAGTTCGTTACCGTGCTGATTCCTCTGTCCGAAATACCTGCCGTTCTGCAAGAGGAAACCGTTCTTTTTGCCGATATCATCCAAAAAGTCAAAGAAGAAGCCGTTCTTGCAAAATACGACCAGACACTCAATGAAATCTCTACCGTACATGCCCTGTTTCCGGACATCGACGGAAATAGCGTTACCATGTCTTTAAAAGAGCGCATGTTTGATGTTGATGACCTGGATTTACTGGGTAAATACCTACCCGGAGCAGTCAGTGGCAGTAGTCAGATTGCACAGCACGCAACTGAAATGGCAACGACTGCAGTAGGCAGGGGAAATTCTGATTACAAGGGTCTTGGAGTAGCTCCTGCTGCTAAACTGAGCTCTTCGGATGTAGACAGGAGTACCCTTCCTGATGACCTTAAAAGCTTTAAAGATTTAAACATCAATATTCAAAACCATTCTTACGGAACGGAACTGGAAAGTATGTACGGTATACAGGCTGCTGCCTACGACAAACAGGTTTTTGAATCTGAAGAATTGGTTCATATTTTCTCCTCCGGAAACAGTGGCACCACAACCCCGGGCTCCGGCACTTATCAGGGATTAGCCAATACTGCAAACCTCACCGGGAATTTCAAACAGGCAAAAAACATTCTGGTTATTGGTGGCATAAACCGGGAGAACCTTACCGAAGCACTCAGCAGCAAAGGACCTGCATACGACGGAAGGGTAAAACCAGATCTGGTTTCTTTTGGCGAAGATGGTACTTCCGGCGCAGCGGCGCTGAGTAGTGGTGCCTCGATCCTATTTGAACAAAAATATAAGAGCTTATTCGGAAAGGCACCTTCTTCTGCTCTGTTGAGAAGTATTCTGATCAATTCTGCGGATGATTTGGGAACCCCTCAGGTTGATTATGTATATGGATATGGTAAATTAAATGCCTTTCAGGCCTTAAATACCCTGACCGAAAACCGTTATAAAACCGGACTCATCAGTCAGGATCAGGATTTCAATTTTCCGATCCAGGTTCCCGCAAATCAGAAATCAATTAAAGTTACCCTGGTTTGGAATGATCCCCCTGCACAGGTTAACAGTGCCCAAAGTATTGTTAATCACCTCGATTTATCACTCACAGGCCCATCCGGAGAAATCACTTTACCATGGGTGCTGAGCAGCTACCCACATCTGGATTCTCTTAAAGCACCCGCAGTGCGCAAGGTCGACGAGCTGAATACGGTTCAACAGGTAAGTCTGGAGAATCTTGCTCCCGGAACGTATATCGTCCATATTAAGGGACGTAAAGTTCAACAAGCCATCCAGAGCTTTTCTATTGCTTACAGTCTGACTGTACAGAACAGTTTCCGATGGGCATATCCGGAAAATAACGACCATGTCATCGCCACTCAGGAAAACTATTTCCGTTGGCAAAGTAGTTTCCCGGCCGGGAAAACCGGAAAACTATCCGTTAGTTATGATAATGGAACCAATTGGACTGTACTCAACAATAACGCAGCGCTGAACAAAAATTTTTATAAGTGGCCAACACCAGACCTGCTGACCAAAGCAGTGCTTAAAATGGAAATCGACGGACAAGCATTTCAGAGTAGATCTTTCCTCATTTCCAAATCTCCACAACTTCAGATCGGATACAATTGTGACGATGCACTGTTCTTTCACTGGGCCCCAATAGCCAATGCAAAGGGTTATACCATTTATCACCTCAAAGATCAGCAAATGGTTCCATTGGCAGAACTGAGCGATACGCTGGCCATTATACGCAAGACCAGCACCAGCAGCACGGTATTTGCCATTGCGGCAAAAGGCAGCAATTTCACCGGCTTAAGGAGCCGTACGATAGACTATACCTTACAGGGGATCTCTTGCTATACCCGTTCGTTTAATGCGAATGTCGCCGGAGACCAGATCGAACTGAGCCTGAGCATCGGTACCACCAATAACCTCAAAAAGATCACCTGGGAAAAACAGGTTTCCTTAAACAATTTTATTGCACTTTCAGAGATCAACGTACTGCAGGGAAAACTGAATTACAACTACACCGATATCAATCCAAAAATAGGTCCTCAATGGTATAGGGTAACGATGGAAACGGCTGATGGCCGGAAGATTCAGACGGAAGTTGTTTTGGTAAACTTCCTGAAAGACGGAGATTTCACCTATTATCCAAATCCGGTAGAAACAACCATAAATATCCTGAACGGAGGATATGAAGAATATGTTTTCCAACTTTACAACATGCTTGGACAACAGGTATTTGAGGAAAAGACAAACGGCAATACCCAGTTCGATATCTCCAGATTAACTACGGGTCTTTATATTGGCGTCATCTCCAGAAATGGCCGGTCCCTGAAAAAGATCAAAGTGATCAAGAAATAAGGAAGCCCTCCATACCATCTCAGCTAAAGACCTTATATTTGGCCCTCAAAATATAAAGAAGCATGCTTTTTAGAAATTCCGCATACCTGTTTGCCTTGCTGGCCAGCGGCTTAACCGTAAATGCACAAACAGAAAAACCTTTAAATGATACCACCAGAAAACTGAATGAGGTGATGGTAAAAGAAAACCGGCTTCAGCTGCCTTTTTCCAAACAGAACAGAAATGTATCTATTATCGATCAGGAGAAAATCAAAAGCCTGCCGGTAAGGTCAATAAGTGAATTGCTGAGTTATGTTTCAGGAGTAGATGTTCGTCAGCGTGGCCCGGGAGGTGTACAGGCAGACATCAGCCTGGATGGAGGTACTTTCGATCAGACACTGGTACTGATCAATGGGATTAAAGTCTCCGATCCCCAGACCGGACACAACATGATGAACCTGCCGGTTACTATGGACGATATCGATCATATCGAAATACTCCGCGGTTCCGCTTCCAGAATTTATGGGATCAATGCCCTCACAGGAGCCATTAACATTGTTACCAGAACAGTAAAGCAGACCGGGCTTTCGGCCAATCTGTTTGCCGGAAGCAGCTTTAAAAAAGAAGAAGGAAACGGGGATACTTACGCCAATTACGGCGCTCGTGCTACCGGAACACTGGGCCTGAATAGCTCTTCACACCTTTTTTCGGTTGCTCAGGAGGCTGGAAATGGCTACCGTTATAATACGGCCTTCAACAACCAGAAATTGTATTACCAGGGCAAAGTAAATATTGGAAAAACAGATCAGCTGGACCTCATGGCCGGTTATATCCGGAATCACTTCGGAGCCAATAGTTATTACGCAGCGCCGGGAGATAAGGAATCCGAAGAAACGGTAAAAACAGCCCTGGCTTCTATTTCCTATACCACAAAAATCAATGACAACTGGACACTGGTACCCCGGATCAGCTACCGTAACAATGTCGATGATTACCTTTACATCAAACAAACTCCGGATAAATTCCACAACCACCACATCAGTAATGTGTTTGATGCAGAGCTGAACAATACCATCCAGACCACTATCGGTACCTTTGGCTTCGGACTGGAAGCCAGAACAGAACGCATTAAAAGCACCAATCTCGGAAAAAGAGACCGTACCAATACCGGAATCTTCGGAGAATATAAATTTGAACCGCTCACACGTCTGCTCATCAATCTGGGCATGTATACCAATTACAATTCAGACTATGGCTGGCAAGCCTTTCCGGGCCTGGATGCAGGCTATAATTTCTATGGTAACTGGCGTTTATTTGCCAATCTGGGAACAGGACAACGTTTACCTACCTATACAGACCTCTATTATAAAGGTCCTACCAATATCGGAAATGATCAGCTTCGTCCCGAAAAATCTAAGTACGCAGAAGGAGGAATCAAGTTCAACAATGAACGGATTTCCATGAATGCCAGCTATTTTATCCGTAGAATAGACAATTTTATTGATTGGGTAAAAGCACAGCAAACCGATCCCTGGCAACCACAAAACTTTAGCCAGGTGAACACCAAAGGCTTTACCTTAAGTGCGGATTATAAATGGTCTGATCTTTCTGAAAACGGCTTTTTAAATGGCCTTAGGCTTGGCGCCTCCTACACCAATCTTGACCCCAGTTTTAAAACTACGCTTGCTACGGCCAATTTTTCCAGATATGCATTAGAAAGCCTCAGAAACCAATTGAGCGGAACGGTCAGTGCTACTTTTTACAAGGTCATTGATTTAACCCTTACTGCCCGTTACAACGAGCGCATCAACTATAAGGATTATACGCTGATGGATGTCAGGATTGCCTTTAAGCAAGCGCGATACAGCATCTATGCAGATGGAGCTAACCTCTTTAATGTGCAATACATCGAAGCCGGGGCAGTGCCTATGCCTGGCTCCTGGTTCACACTCGGTGTAAAGACAGCTTTCTAACCGGCTTTTGCCAGGACGTTAAAAAACAGCGGTCAGTCTTACCTATAGACTGGCCGCTGTTTTTTGTTTCAGGGATACTTTACGAATAATATCGATGATTCCCTCTTGCTGAATAATATACATCCCAAGCCGTTCCTTTGAAACCCCTTCTTTTAATTGATAAGTAAACACCGGATGTTCCTGCTTAAAGAAAGTATCCAGATATTTAAAGGAAATGTTTTCAAATTTCCGGAGTTCATCTGCCAGCTCAACGATATGTGTCGAAATAAAAAAGATAGAATTACTGATTTGGGAGAGCTCGGAAATGATCAGCAGAGAAGCATCAAAAGCATCTTTGACATTCGTTCCACGGAAAAGCTCGTCAAAGATGATAAACATATGGTCATTTTCGAGAAGGCTTGAAACAGCCTCCTTTACCCTTTTCACTTCGGTATAATAATGGCTGAGTCCCTGCCCCATGTTATCCGGTAGATTAATTGTAGTTAGTAATCCGCTGAAAATAGTAGTCTCCATTTTTTCCGCAGGCACAGGGAACCCCAGATGCGATAGATAAATAACCAAACCCAGGGATTTCAGTAAGGACGATTTCCCTGCCATATTCGATCCGGTAAGGAATGTAATATTCTCTTCGCTTTTCAACAACATATCATTTTTGACTGGTTTGCCGATTGCTGGATGAAATATACCAGTCAAAGTTACCCTAACCCCATTTGACGCAGAATAATCAGGAAAACACAACCCCAGTTTACGACTGGCATTAGATAAGGTTTCAAAAGCATCCAGTTCATAAACCAGTTCCAACAGTGCCTTCAGTTCATTTTTCTCTTTCCCCCGAAAGGCATGATCCAGTTTGCTGACCTGATAAAATTTCAATTTCTTTTCA
This region of Pedobacter steynii genomic DNA includes:
- a CDS encoding S8 family peptidase gives rise to the protein MNFPARSLLLLFWLISTYAQAQIPSTKIERAYEKYISISEKRLQLPTDSMVLVKLNRALSPRELAKLNPSRQFSPTHFVLSTSALKNLSANVVYRAPANSLWKASDQLNQLLTQNNQQAIKVRFVVKDIRNRVPPFLSKYQPEIDHTYQFVTVLIPLSEIPAVLQEETVLFADIIQKVKEEAVLAKYDQTLNEISTVHALFPDIDGNSVTMSLKERMFDVDDLDLLGKYLPGAVSGSSQIAQHATEMATTAVGRGNSDYKGLGVAPAAKLSSSDVDRSTLPDDLKSFKDLNINIQNHSYGTELESMYGIQAAAYDKQVFESEELVHIFSSGNSGTTTPGSGTYQGLANTANLTGNFKQAKNILVIGGINRENLTEALSSKGPAYDGRVKPDLVSFGEDGTSGAAALSSGASILFEQKYKSLFGKAPSSALLRSILINSADDLGTPQVDYVYGYGKLNAFQALNTLTENRYKTGLISQDQDFNFPIQVPANQKSIKVTLVWNDPPAQVNSAQSIVNHLDLSLTGPSGEITLPWVLSSYPHLDSLKAPAVRKVDELNTVQQVSLENLAPGTYIVHIKGRKVQQAIQSFSIAYSLTVQNSFRWAYPENNDHVIATQENYFRWQSSFPAGKTGKLSVSYDNGTNWTVLNNNAALNKNFYKWPTPDLLTKAVLKMEIDGQAFQSRSFLISKSPQLQIGYNCDDALFFHWAPIANAKGYTIYHLKDQQMVPLAELSDTLAIIRKTSTSSTVFAIAAKGSNFTGLRSRTIDYTLQGISCYTRSFNANVAGDQIELSLSIGTTNNLKKITWEKQVSLNNFIALSEINVLQGKLNYNYTDINPKIGPQWYRVTMETADGRKIQTEVVLVNFLKDGDFTYYPNPVETTINILNGGYEEYVFQLYNMLGQQVFEEKTNGNTQFDISRLTTGLYIGVISRNGRSLKKIKVIKK
- a CDS encoding TonB-dependent receptor plug domain-containing protein yields the protein MLFRNSAYLFALLASGLTVNAQTEKPLNDTTRKLNEVMVKENRLQLPFSKQNRNVSIIDQEKIKSLPVRSISELLSYVSGVDVRQRGPGGVQADISLDGGTFDQTLVLINGIKVSDPQTGHNMMNLPVTMDDIDHIEILRGSASRIYGINALTGAINIVTRTVKQTGLSANLFAGSSFKKEEGNGDTYANYGARATGTLGLNSSSHLFSVAQEAGNGYRYNTAFNNQKLYYQGKVNIGKTDQLDLMAGYIRNHFGANSYYAAPGDKESEETVKTALASISYTTKINDNWTLVPRISYRNNVDDYLYIKQTPDKFHNHHISNVFDAELNNTIQTTIGTFGFGLEARTERIKSTNLGKRDRTNTGIFGEYKFEPLTRLLINLGMYTNYNSDYGWQAFPGLDAGYNFYGNWRLFANLGTGQRLPTYTDLYYKGPTNIGNDQLRPEKSKYAEGGIKFNNERISMNASYFIRRIDNFIDWVKAQQTDPWQPQNFSQVNTKGFTLSADYKWSDLSENGFLNGLRLGASYTNLDPSFKTTLATANFSRYALESLRNQLSGTVSATFYKVIDLTLTARYNERINYKDYTLMDVRIAFKQARYSIYADGANLFNVQYIEAGAVPMPGSWFTLGVKTAF
- a CDS encoding MutS-related protein, which gives rise to MSFKMDSQSYKDLNIFIGSSTEDPVFNMFRATRTLGGKEKIREMMGNPSSDISFLTRRKEAIQYFYHREIVLKIKSEQLDLIEHYLNFNKAYSRNNLLDSLVDFVQNRSGDDYYRIKTGLGHLIRLLNYLDDFVKSNLSEGAPEYLKTLGEKIEEIMSLNGLKGARKLNEKKLKFYQVSKLDHAFRGKEKNELKALLELVYELDAFETLSNASRKLGLCFPDYSASNGVRVTLTGIFHPAIGKPVKNDMLLKSEENITFLTGSNMAGKSSLLKSLGLVIYLSHLGFPVPAEKMETTIFSGLLTTINLPDNMGQGLSHYYTEVKRVKEAVSSLLENDHMFIIFDELFRGTNVKDAFDASLLIISELSQISNSIFFISTHIVELADELRKFENISFKYLDTFFKQEHPVFTYQLKEGVSKERLGMYIIQQEGIIDIIRKVSLKQKTAASL